From the Onychostoma macrolepis isolate SWU-2019 chromosome 13, ASM1243209v1, whole genome shotgun sequence genome, the window tattccaataaaactaattaaatattCAGACACATTTTTGTCACATTCAAGCATTTTCCACCATTCTACAGTTATTGTTgtctaaaatcaaaataaacatgaaatctCCAAACTTTGTTTTTCTAGACAGTGTATAACCAAATTTAAACCGTTTTAGTACTATGATATTAGCTACATACTATGGTATTTTGTCAGAAGCTGTGGTTATCATGGTACATTTTCTAAGggtaattaatttaatgtagtCAGTGACTGTCCACACTGATACAGAGCTGCATCTGTTCATGGACCAGTCACTTTATAGTGAATACAAGGGGAGTGAAGCAATTATTAGCATTGTTTTAACATATATTCCTCACACAAAGTTATTTAAATAGGTAAAGATCTTCACTAAGCTAAACagatatatatgtgtgtgaccctggagcacaaaaccagtcttaagtcgctggggtatatttgtagcaatagccaaaaatacattgtatgggtcaaaattatcgatttttcttttatgccaaaaatcattaggatattaagtaaagatcatgttccatgaagatattttgtaaatttcttaccataaatgtatcaaaacttcatttttgattagtaatatgcattgctaagaacttcatttggacaactttaaagacgattttctcaatatttagatttttatgcaccctcagattccagattttcaaatagttgtatctcagccaaattttgtccgatcctaacaaaccatacatcaatggaaagatgatttattcagcttgtataagatgtataaatctcaatttagaaaaattgacacttaagactggttttgtggtccagggactCTATTGATAAAACAGAACAGCTAGTTCTtggaaaatataacaaaatatattctataaagtatataatgagataaatgttatattatatgtcTTCACTAATTGAGAATTTATACCCCTCCTTTAAAATGGCATTGCTGTCCCAGTTTGCCAAgaatactgtacattatcccACGTTTGCCAATAAACTGCTGCAAAACTTTTAAATAACAGTGATTTTCACTGTTATATGCTATATCaaagtatttcacaataatctactcaaaatcatgttttgctATTGCATAACCTTAATATTATTTGACTTGTTACCTTTGTcattttacatgtttgaaacCACAGCTGTCCAAATGTGGTATAGCACCTCCTGAAATGACGTCAGAACTGTAGAAACCTGTGTGTGTGATCCCATACTTTCAGATCAATGTAATAATGTTGCTGATTTTTAGTACTGCAATCATAAACCTATAAAGACAAATACCCCTCAATGTCCCACTGTAGGAGTTCTCCCACTTACCTGTATTCACCCTATATTATATCTCCTAGACTTTTCACAGCAAACAACTTTGATTCTATAAATGAAGATGCATTTCTTGGTCTTCCTCATCTGGAGTATCTGTAAGTGTCTCACAGAACGTGATATTTATGAGTAATTAACGCTGTATGAGGAAACAGTTGATCTGATTATTCAACATTTGCATTGTGCATCAACTTGActtgctgtttgtttttcttccaGTTTCATTGAAAATAACCAAATCAAGTCCATATCACCGTTCGCCTTCAGAGGACTCAAGTCCTTAATACATTTGTGAGTATTTCTGCATAATACCATTGGCATGTTGTTGATCAGTTCTCTGTTCATCCACATTATCTGTTGTTTGCAAGTGAAACATTGCAGTCATAATAGGAACATTTTCTTAGTGGATTATTCATCTTATTTCACTAATAATAGAAGCAGTCAGCAATCCAGGTTGCCTTCTTCATGAGACCTTTGCACAACATAAAAATTGGTCATTTCTCTTTACTGATGAAAGCATTTGGTTCTTACCAATGTTATTGCAGAAGTTTGGCGTACAATAATTTGGAGACACTACCGAAAGATCTCTTCAAAGGGATGGAAGCTTTGACTAAAGTGTATGTATGCAAGTGTATGATGTTTTAGCAGTACGACATCATTTAAATAACTGTCAGTGATATAAGATCTTGATGACATTGTCTAGACGGAAACTCTTTGCGTTTATCCAGGGATCTGAGAGGAAATCTTTTCAGCTGTGACTGTAAGTTAAAGTGGTTAGTCGACTGGATGTTTCATACAAATGCAACTGTGGATCAGATCTTCTGCAATGGCCCTGAAACTTACCAGGGCAAGAAGATCAATGACCTTGTGGCACAGTCATTTGATTGCATAACAACAGGTTGGTAATATTACAGACCGCGTTGTGTTTCCTTGActttaaatgggaaaaaaagccttaacatttgtttatttgttctacAGATTTTTCGTTGTTGAAGTCTCTTGACTTTCAGTCCATTTCAGTCGAGGCTTTTGGGTTTGGTGGTGACCAGTTTGTTGTATTTGCCCAGCCTTTCATTGGCAGGTGTAGTTTCATGGAGTGGGATCACGTGCAAATGGAGTTCAGGAACTTTGATAATATCACAAGTAAGCAAACAGCAATGGAAATGTTGTGTACATCTACATATAATTATACACACAATACTGTCTACAGACAGTTTCAGCTCTTATAGGTGTTTCGGTTTCATTTATAACTCAAACTGTTGtttagaaaaatacatttttttagggATGCCTTcgactaaagatttttctgATCGACTAATaattagtcgactaatcgcacatttatattaataaaccatataattaataataatgagcctttaattgcctaTAGCCTATCAGCGCTCAAGCGCACacataaagcttgccacagTGCACCGgcagaagtaatgattatgaatacGTCAAGGAAAAACAGCAAGAACACTGccttaacataataataattcattgattGATGTATTCTGTATTTTCGGCTGCAGTGATGAAGTCGACATCTGTAtgtttcatacagattacataatctgaaagtatttgttttccatttgaatctgttcatttaaatgtagacattgcatttttttttttgagggtaCATATTTGATCTGTAGgagcaaaaatgacaaaaaataattttaagttaaatcgcacatttttctAGGTTAATGTTAGAGCGAGCAGCCATGTAATGTTTCAGATGATAAGCCACATTTGAGATCGATGATCGAAATGAACGTTTGCATGTCCTGACTGATATACTGTAATTAACACATAGACCAGCTGTTAATGATCTGTCCGTCACGGACTGCGTGACTTCaccacttgtgttttttttgttgttttttctgcGACAAAGTGACTAATAAAATTTTGATGGACTAAGCCTCTTCTCGTTGACTAACTGTTAGTCGactattagggggcagccctaATTTTTTACAGCATAATAAAACTGCATGGCATAATAAACTGGTACTCCATAGTTTTGGTGGTTTTCAAGCCTTTGTTTCATACAGctttcctcaaatctttcctcCGTAGGCACTTCCACTGTCATCTGCAAACCTCTAGTCATTGATAGTCAACTCTTCATTATAGTAGCCCAACTGTTCGGCGGCTCGCACATCTTCAAGCGAGATGTCTCCGCaaacaaattcatcaaaatCCAAGACATTGACATTCTGAAAGTCCGAAAGCCAAATGATGTGGAAATCTTCCACATCGACGAAGAGTCTTTCTTCATCATAGCCGACAGCTCCAAAGCCGGCTCGACAACTATTTATAAATGGAATGGCAATGGCTTCTACTCCCATCAGTCTTTGCACCCCTGGCACCGTGACACGGATGTGGAGTATCTAGAGATTTCTGGGAAGCCTCATCTGATCTTGTCCAGCAGCTCTCAGAGGCCGGTCATTTACCAGTGGAGCAAGAGCACCAAGCAGTTCGAACGGCGTACAGATATCCCAGAGATGGAGGACGTGTACGCAGTCAAACACTTCACCGTGAAGAGCGAGCTCTACATATGCCTGACCCGCTTCATCGGCGACTCCAAGGTGATGAAATGGGACGGTAGCATGTTCACTGAGATCCAGACCATGGCCTCTCGTGGCTCCATGGTCTTCCAGCCGTTCTCGATAGCCAACTGGCAGTATGCTATCCTGGGCAGCGACTACGCCTTTACTCGGGTCTATCGCTGGGATGCAAAGAAAAGACAGTTCATTCACTTTCAGGAACTGAACATTCAAGCACCCAGGGCTTTTTCTCTGGTGTTTATTGACAACAGGGAGTTCCTTCTTGGCTCTAGTTTTAAGGGGCAAACACGTATATATGAACACCTGGTCCTTGACTTGAGTAGCTGATTTGCTTCATTGGGACAGTTTAGGACACTGATAAATGAGTGTCTCAATGGATCTCATGAAGA encodes:
- the lgi1a gene encoding leucine-rich glioma-inactivated protein 1a isoform X2, yielding MGLRRTVLFCFLCSLMLVLHGSRRRQARCPGSCTCSKDNALCANTGSIPRSFPPDVISLSFVKSGFNEIPKESFIHTPALHLLLFTANNFDSINEDAFLGLPHLEYLFIENNQIKSISPFAFRGLKSLIHFLAYNNLETLPKDLFKGMEALTKVDLRGNLFSCDCKLKWLVDWMFHTNATVDQIFCNGPETYQGKKINDLVAQSFDCITTDFSLLKSLDFQSISVEAFGFGGDQFVVFAQPFIGRCSFMEWDHVQMEFRNFDNITSTSTVICKPLVIDSQLFIIVAQLFGGSHIFKRDVSANKFIKIQDIDILKVRKPNDVEIFHIDEESFFIIADSSKAGSTTIYKWNGNGFYSHQSLHPWHRDTDVEYLEISGKPHLILSSSSQRPVIYQWSKSTKQFERRTDIPEMEDVYAVKHFTVKSELYICLTRFIGDSKVMKWDGSMFTEIQTMASRGSMVFQPFSIANWQYAILGSDYAFTRVYRWDAKKRQFIHFQELNIQAPRAFSLVFIDNREFLLGSSFKGQTRIYEHLVLDLSS
- the lgi1a gene encoding leucine-rich glioma-inactivated protein 1a isoform X1, with translation MGLRRTVLFCFLCSLMLVLHGSRRRQARCPGSCTCSKDNALCANTGSIPRSFPPDVISLSFVKSGFNEIPKESFIHTPALHLLLFTANNFDSINEDAFLGLPHLEYLFIENNQIKSISPFAFRGLKSLIHLSLAYNNLETLPKDLFKGMEALTKVDLRGNLFSCDCKLKWLVDWMFHTNATVDQIFCNGPETYQGKKINDLVAQSFDCITTDFSLLKSLDFQSISVEAFGFGGDQFVVFAQPFIGRCSFMEWDHVQMEFRNFDNITSTSTVICKPLVIDSQLFIIVAQLFGGSHIFKRDVSANKFIKIQDIDILKVRKPNDVEIFHIDEESFFIIADSSKAGSTTIYKWNGNGFYSHQSLHPWHRDTDVEYLEISGKPHLILSSSSQRPVIYQWSKSTKQFERRTDIPEMEDVYAVKHFTVKSELYICLTRFIGDSKVMKWDGSMFTEIQTMASRGSMVFQPFSIANWQYAILGSDYAFTRVYRWDAKKRQFIHFQELNIQAPRAFSLVFIDNREFLLGSSFKGQTRIYEHLVLDLSS
- the lgi1a gene encoding leucine-rich glioma-inactivated protein 1a isoform X3 — its product is MGLRRTVLFCFLCSLMLVLHGSRRRQARCPGSCTCSKDNALCANTGSIPRSFPPDVISLSFVKSGFNEIPKESFIHTPALHLLFIENNQIKSISPFAFRGLKSLIHLSLAYNNLETLPKDLFKGMEALTKVDLRGNLFSCDCKLKWLVDWMFHTNATVDQIFCNGPETYQGKKINDLVAQSFDCITTDFSLLKSLDFQSISVEAFGFGGDQFVVFAQPFIGRCSFMEWDHVQMEFRNFDNITSTSTVICKPLVIDSQLFIIVAQLFGGSHIFKRDVSANKFIKIQDIDILKVRKPNDVEIFHIDEESFFIIADSSKAGSTTIYKWNGNGFYSHQSLHPWHRDTDVEYLEISGKPHLILSSSSQRPVIYQWSKSTKQFERRTDIPEMEDVYAVKHFTVKSELYICLTRFIGDSKVMKWDGSMFTEIQTMASRGSMVFQPFSIANWQYAILGSDYAFTRVYRWDAKKRQFIHFQELNIQAPRAFSLVFIDNREFLLGSSFKGQTRIYEHLVLDLSS